A window of the Lactuca sativa cultivar Salinas chromosome 5, Lsat_Salinas_v11, whole genome shotgun sequence genome harbors these coding sequences:
- the LOC111879695 gene encoding uncharacterized protein LOC111879695 produces MQRLVDNFLAVTKESVKTVTYESLSNILRLINGLSALLLSILPGKANMLEGVQGWELKPTLRGPKLPRWMEDGASSFNHFIHELSVDYDSASSVEYSSGEDLDDYDDAYIYPSSPMTPYAKFSRAPSFTKRERNRAHWILSIIMFFLIPVRLLFVLPFYMFKTIFMRSKRPPVTSPGRMKNSPAAKKGLDHVVQRATDKRRGVVEDLHLGIEICIETVFDGIHHAAHCVLHPLDSLMMLLRWSSSNGVGKIPRNDSGTSVSTATLADTDPTPTVKKNNLSTRLNTDSRTCRDVITGEGYPYEVINVVTSDGYVLLLERIPRPKAKKVVYLQHGVFDSSMCWVSNGNVGSPAFAAYDAGYDVFLGNFRGLVSREHVDKSISSRQYWRYSINEHGTEDLPAMFEKIHQVKTQDLKSLSEDNTEEEKNPEQQPYKLCVICHSLGGAAILMYVVTRRVEKKPHRLSRLILLSPAGFHHDSPFFFTVIEYTCLWLAPILAPICPGLYIPTRFFRMLVHKLARDLQNYPAVGGLVQTLMSYLIGGDSSNWIGVMGLPHYNMTNMPGVAFGVARHLAQIKRARKFVMFDYGSREANMRVYGTPEPMDLGERYNLIDIPVDLVAGKNDKVILPSMIRKHYRVLKEGGVTASYKEFNYAHLDFTFSHRPELLEYVMSRLLLLEPNLKLRQLKMKMKKC; encoded by the exons ATGCAGCGACTCGTTGACAACTTTCTCGCTGTCACAAAAGA ATCTGTGAAGACTGTTACTTATGAGTCATTAAGTAACATATTAAGGCTGATAAATGGATTGTCTGCACTATTATTATCTATATTGCCTGGCAAGGCTAATATGCTTGAAGGAGTCCAAGGTTGGGAGCTCAAACCAACTCTGCGTGGCCCTAAGTTACCACGTTGGATGGAGGA TGGGGCGTCATCATTTAACCACTTCATTCATGAACTATCGGTGGATTATGATTCAGCATCAAGTGTAGAGTATTCATCTGGAGAAGACTTGGATGATTATGATGATGCTTACATTTACCCTTCTTCTCCAATGACACCTTACGCAAAATTCTCACGAGCACCAAGCTTCACCAAACGTGAAAGGAATCGGGCTCATTGGATTTTGTCCATTATCATGTTCTTTTTAATTCCTGTAAGACTTTTGTTCGTGTTaccgttttatatgtttaaaaccaTTTTCATGAGAAGCAAAAGACCACCGGTGACAAGCCCTGGAAGGATGAAGAATTCACCAGCCGCCAAGAAAGGTCTGGATCATGTTGTTCAACGTGCTACTGACAAAAGACGCGGTGTTGTAGAG GATCTCCATCTAGGAATAGAGATATGTATAGAAACGGTGTTTGATGGTATTCACCACGCAGCTCATTGTGTTCTTCATCCGTTGGATTCTCTAATGATGTTATTAAGGTGGTCTTCTTCGAATGGTGTTGGGAAAATTCCACGTAATGATTCAGGCACCTCGGTCTCCACTGCCACTCTTGCTGATACTGATCCTACTCCGACCGTAAAGAAAAATAATTTAAGTACCAGACTTAATACAGATTCTCGCACGTGTCGAGATGTAATTACAGGAGAAGG GTACCCCTATGAAGTTATTAATGTTGTAACATCCGATGGATATGTTCTCCTTCTGGAAAGAATTCCAAG GCCGAAAGCGAAAAAGGTTGTTTATTTGCAACATGGTGTATTTGATTCGTCTATGTG TTGGGTTTCAAATGGCAATGTCGGGTCTCCAGCTTTTGCAGCTTATGACGCAG GTTATGACGTTTTCCTTGGTAATTTTCGTGGTCTAGTTTCTCGAGAACATGTTGACAAAAGCATTTCTTCACGACA GTATTGGCGTTACTCCATCAATGAGCATGGAACCGAAGATTTACCAGCCATGTTTGAGAAGATTCACCAAGTGAAAACTCAAGATCTAAAATCGTTGTCTGAAGATAACACAGAAGAAGAAAAAAACCCCGAACAACAACCTTATAAACTCTGTGTAATATGCCATAGCTTAGGTGGAGCTGCGATTCTTATGTACGTCGTAACACGTCGGGTAGAAAAAAAGCCTCACCGGCTATCGAGATTAATCCTTTTATCTCcggctggatttcatcacgatTCCCCGTTTTTCTTCACCGTAATCGAGTACACATGTCTCTGGTTAGCTCCGATTTTGGCCCCAATCTGTCCGGGATTATACATCCCCACCAGATTCTTCCGGATGCTGGTCCATAAATTAGCCAGAGATCTCCAAAACTATCCCGCCGTCGGCGGGCTGGTCCAAACCCTAATGAGTTACCTAATCGGTGGCGACAGCTCGAATTGGATCGGAGTGATGGGGTTACCTCATTACAACATGACTAACATGCCTGGCGTTGCTTTTGGGGTGGCGCGTCATTTAGCTCAGATCAAACGCGCGAGAAAATTCGTGATGTTTGATTACGGGAGTCGTGAAGCTAACATGCGAGTTTATGGTACGCCGGAGCCGATGGATTTAGGGGAACGGTATAATCTGATTGATATTCCGGTGGATCTTGTTGCCGGGAAGAACGACAAGGTGATTCTTCCGTCGATGATTAGGAAACATTATAGGGTGCTGAAAGAGGGAGGCGTGACTGCTTCTTATAAAGAATTTAATTATGCTCATTTGGATTTTACGTTTTCTCATCGACCAGAGCTTTTGGAATATGTAATGTCTCGTTTGCTTCTTCTGGAACCCAATTTGAAGCTCAGGCAGTTGAAAATGAAGATGAAAAAATGTTAA